One genomic segment of Polyangium spumosum includes these proteins:
- a CDS encoding tetratricopeptide repeat protein, which produces MGYWLYYLGFMALTFALQRPWVMVGVLVFVALRPFIPDPIVLARTWGKIRALDAQIAANPANVTARRDLAIIWLERLRPGRALELLDEARRRAPDDAELLYLTGLARMRSGDAEGALEPLVRAVELEPRLRYGDPYLAAAEALLMLGRLEEAEDALERFTRTNSSSIQGHVLLSDVRRKLGNAEGAKAAIREALDTWKTLPSYRRRSEVRWWVTAWVKHILG; this is translated from the coding sequence ATGGGGTACTGGCTTTACTACCTCGGCTTCATGGCGCTCACGTTCGCGTTACAGCGACCTTGGGTGATGGTGGGCGTTCTCGTCTTCGTCGCGCTCCGCCCGTTCATCCCGGACCCGATCGTACTCGCGCGCACGTGGGGGAAGATTCGCGCCCTCGATGCGCAGATCGCTGCGAACCCCGCGAACGTCACCGCGCGCCGTGATCTCGCGATCATCTGGCTCGAACGGCTGCGCCCCGGCCGCGCGCTCGAGCTCCTCGACGAGGCCCGTCGTCGTGCACCGGACGACGCGGAGCTGCTCTACCTGACGGGGCTCGCGCGGATGCGCAGCGGCGACGCGGAGGGCGCGCTCGAGCCGCTGGTCCGCGCCGTCGAGCTGGAGCCGCGCCTGCGCTACGGCGATCCCTACCTGGCGGCTGCCGAGGCGCTCCTGATGCTCGGGAGGCTGGAGGAAGCGGAGGACGCTCTCGAACGGTTCACGCGGACGAACAGCTCGTCCATCCAGGGACACGTGCTCCTCTCGGATGTGCGGCGAAAGCTTGGCAACGCCGAGGGTGCGAAGGCGGCGATCCGGGAGGCGCTCGACACGTGGAAGACGTTGCCGAGTTATCGCCGACGGAGCGAAGTTCGGTGGTGGGTGACGGCGTGGGTCAAGCACATCCTTGGATGA
- a CDS encoding RNA polymerase sigma factor yields MTTVKKDPAEDLCAQLAELRPVVARFLESRRVQQAAGREGLDDETQDVMIEGYESLSGYRPESGTLMNWLLGIAANIRLRWRRACRKQEERFAPTDDSDGSPASQHSPERAAILSQACERVAEALKTMPAEQRAVFCLVVLQGLSHAEVAKELGISEEASRMKFMRARAYIRERVDDVHGMALLILCGQDRRVLLRTRWRSRLEFIYRAGHAWSALMAAALLGSASSSAAPQDVAASARAAFVRHAMVVRAGEAFTDPSAIDPETIDTPPSMTQAAPVHEHRPTPRGAPPRVTNRLTIKWRR; encoded by the coding sequence ATGACGACAGTCAAGAAAGACCCCGCCGAGGACCTTTGCGCGCAGCTCGCGGAGCTTCGGCCCGTCGTCGCGCGCTTCCTCGAGAGCAGGCGCGTCCAGCAAGCCGCCGGCAGGGAGGGGCTCGACGACGAGACGCAGGACGTGATGATCGAGGGGTACGAGAGCCTCTCGGGTTACCGGCCCGAGAGCGGTACCCTCATGAACTGGCTGCTCGGCATCGCAGCCAACATCCGCCTGCGATGGCGGAGAGCCTGCCGAAAGCAGGAGGAGCGATTCGCTCCGACCGACGACAGCGACGGTTCCCCCGCGTCGCAGCACTCTCCCGAGCGCGCGGCGATTCTATCTCAGGCTTGTGAGCGCGTGGCCGAAGCGCTGAAGACAATGCCGGCGGAACAGCGGGCCGTATTCTGCCTGGTTGTTTTGCAGGGCCTCTCGCACGCGGAGGTGGCCAAAGAGCTCGGCATCTCGGAAGAGGCCTCCCGAATGAAATTCATGCGGGCCCGCGCGTACATCCGAGAGCGCGTCGACGACGTGCACGGCATGGCCCTGCTCATCCTGTGCGGCCAGGACCGGCGTGTGCTGCTCCGGACGAGGTGGAGGAGTCGGTTGGAGTTCATTTACCGCGCCGGCCACGCGTGGAGCGCGCTCATGGCGGCGGCGCTCCTCGGGTCCGCCAGCTCCTCGGCCGCGCCCCAGGACGTCGCCGCGTCTGCGCGTGCAGCATTCGTTCGTCACGCGATGGTTGTACGTGCCGGGGAGGCTTTCACCGACCCTTCGGCCATCGACCCGGAGACCATCGACACGCCGCCGTCCATGACGCAGGCTGCGCCGGTGCACGAGCATCGGCCTACGCCTCGCGGGGCGCCGCCAAGAGTCACGAACCGCCTCACCATCAAGTGGCGCCGCTGA